One region of Streptomyces sp. CG4 genomic DNA includes:
- a CDS encoding IS630 family transposase, which produces MDLTSEQMAELRELAGSRDVPADVALRARIVLWSGEGRRRKDIAELAGVAPLTVDRCKARYAARGLAGLEEKRRGGPRTQVPPQGRARVIALTRMSPPAESGLSHWSTRTLADHLKRREGISVSWHYVARIWREENLKPHRSGTFKISKDPAFADKVADVVGLYLAPPGGAVVLSIDEKTQVQALDRTQPVLPVTFAATEKRTHDYVRHGTTSLFAALNVTTGEVLGECRPNRNGATFLAFLKRAVKPHTGKEIHIVLDNLSTHTTPDVKAWLAKNPHVHFHFTPVGSSWLNQIEIWFGIIARQSIRRGTFASVNVLVKQIRDYIDSWNENAKPFIWTATTDEILVKVRLVQTSVKKLVNNNAK; this is translated from the coding sequence GTGGATCTCACCTCTGAACAGATGGCAGAACTGCGGGAGTTGGCCGGGTCGCGGGATGTTCCGGCCGATGTGGCGCTTCGCGCACGGATCGTGTTGTGGTCCGGCGAAGGACGCCGGCGCAAGGACATTGCCGAGCTCGCCGGTGTGGCGCCGCTGACGGTGGACCGCTGCAAGGCCCGTTATGCCGCGCGGGGCCTTGCGGGTTTGGAGGAGAAGCGCCGCGGCGGGCCGCGTACCCAGGTGCCGCCGCAGGGGCGGGCTCGGGTGATCGCTTTGACGAGGATGTCCCCGCCGGCGGAATCCGGTCTGTCGCACTGGTCGACGCGGACACTCGCCGACCACCTGAAGCGGCGGGAGGGCATCTCGGTGTCGTGGCATTACGTCGCCCGCATCTGGCGTGAGGAGAATCTGAAGCCGCACCGCTCGGGCACCTTCAAGATCTCGAAAGACCCGGCGTTCGCGGACAAGGTCGCCGATGTCGTCGGTTTGTACCTGGCCCCGCCCGGCGGCGCCGTGGTGCTGTCGATTGACGAGAAGACGCAGGTGCAGGCCCTGGACCGGACCCAGCCAGTGCTGCCGGTGACTTTCGCGGCCACCGAGAAGCGCACCCACGACTATGTGCGGCACGGCACCACGAGCCTGTTCGCCGCGCTGAACGTCACGACCGGTGAAGTGCTGGGCGAGTGCAGGCCGAACCGGAACGGCGCGACCTTCCTGGCGTTCCTGAAGAGGGCCGTCAAGCCACATACAGGGAAGGAAATCCATATCGTCCTGGACAACCTCTCCACGCACACCACCCCGGACGTGAAGGCGTGGCTGGCGAAGAACCCGCACGTCCACTTCCATTTCACCCCCGTCGGGTCCTCATGGTTGAACCAGATCGAGATCTGGTTCGGGATCATCGCCCGGCAGTCCATCCGCCGCGGCACGTTCGCGAGCGTCAACGTCCTGGTCAAACAGATCCGCGACTACATCGACTCCTGGAACGAGAACGCGAAACCCTTCATCTGGACCGCCACCACCGACGAGATCCTCGTCAAGGTCCGACTCGTCCAGACCAGCGTGAAGAAACTCGTCAATAACAACGCGAAGTAA
- a CDS encoding transposase: protein MRLLTDEQWARLAPCLPRNTGKAGRPFADHRRIIEGIIYRYRTGIPWRDLPREAFGPSQTVGKRRRRWAAGGTWDTVLTRLTAQADSIDGIDWTVSADSTW from the coding sequence ATGCGCCTGCTGACCGACGAACAGTGGGCACGCCTGGCGCCCTGCCTTCCCCGCAACACAGGGAAGGCAGGGCGTCCGTTCGCCGACCACCGTCGCATCATCGAAGGGATCATCTACCGCTACCGCACCGGAATCCCCTGGAGAGATCTGCCCCGCGAAGCGTTCGGTCCCTCGCAGACGGTAGGGAAACGCCGTCGCAGGTGGGCGGCTGGCGGCACCTGGGACACGGTTCTGACACGGTTGACCGCCCAGGCGGACTCGATCGACGGAATCGACTGGACGGTCTCGGCCGACTCGACGTGGTGA
- a CDS encoding methyltransferase domain-containing protein — MPVSLPPALERSLDLLRCPTCRRRHLHPARGALCCPLGHTFDIARHGYASLLTGTRAISGDDAAMVQARDRFLSTGAYAPIREVGAHLAADAVSEQATVVDVGCGTGYYLAGVLDQLPGARGLGLDTSVRALRSAARAHDRAAAVAWDVFRPFPLADGVADVMLNVFAPRNPAEFHRVLRPTGRLIVVRPTGRHLAELRGRLPAMVTIDPAKEQRLHQVLDPYFEAAVTEQVDYPATLARPDALDLVAMTPSARHVRRADLNDDGLLPDQVTISVLATAYQPR, encoded by the coding sequence GTGCCCGTGTCGCTTCCCCCTGCCCTCGAACGGTCCCTCGACCTGCTGCGCTGCCCAACGTGCCGCAGGCGCCACCTGCACCCCGCCCGCGGCGCACTGTGCTGCCCGCTGGGCCACACCTTCGACATCGCCCGCCACGGCTACGCCAGCCTGCTGACGGGTACCCGCGCCATCAGCGGCGACGACGCGGCCATGGTCCAGGCCCGAGACCGATTCCTGTCCACCGGCGCCTACGCCCCCATCCGTGAAGTCGGGGCTCACCTGGCGGCCGACGCCGTGTCTGAGCAGGCCACGGTTGTGGACGTGGGGTGCGGCACGGGCTATTACCTGGCCGGCGTACTCGACCAGCTGCCCGGCGCCCGTGGTCTGGGGCTGGACACATCGGTGCGCGCGCTGCGCTCGGCAGCCCGTGCCCACGACCGAGCCGCCGCGGTGGCCTGGGACGTCTTCCGTCCCTTCCCGCTGGCCGACGGGGTGGCTGATGTCATGCTGAATGTGTTCGCGCCGCGCAACCCGGCCGAGTTCCACCGCGTGCTGCGCCCGACCGGCCGGTTGATCGTGGTCCGTCCCACCGGGCGGCACCTGGCCGAGCTGCGCGGCCGGTTGCCTGCGATGGTCACGATCGACCCGGCCAAGGAACAGCGCCTGCACCAGGTGCTGGACCCGTACTTCGAGGCCGCCGTCACCGAACAGGTGGACTACCCCGCGACCCTGGCCAGGCCTGATGCCCTGGACCTGGTAGCGATGACGCCGAGCGCACGCCACGTGCGCCGTGCAGACCTGAACGATGACGGCCTCCTGCCCGATCAGGTCACCATCTCCGTGCTGGCCACCGCCTACCAGCCTCGGTGA
- a CDS encoding Type-2Aa cytolytic delta-endotoxin: protein MAACFRTVTEVGEAHLAQAEALGRAFQEAIAPATVNYDFGHIRDAAAALPDSDIVKMVRGWGLQEEAPILVMALSLKEAVRQALPPEAAQAPFWDTVERDLVDAFTGLAAQEDGPGLAYYEEGPDHTSYYRDLLFTLQDEEAGAYLYAVAFCADVTIGFGKSRVGTLSLTDTAPFAVRLNAIVVRQELANVA from the coding sequence TTGGCAGCCTGTTTCAGGACGGTCACCGAGGTGGGAGAGGCTCATCTTGCCCAAGCGGAGGCCCTGGGGCGTGCCTTCCAGGAGGCGATCGCGCCCGCCACAGTCAACTACGACTTCGGTCACATTCGCGATGCCGCCGCCGCGCTTCCCGACAGTGACATCGTCAAGATGGTCCGTGGTTGGGGTCTCCAGGAGGAGGCGCCGATCCTGGTGATGGCGCTCTCCCTCAAGGAGGCGGTCCGCCAGGCGCTCCCGCCCGAGGCGGCTCAGGCACCGTTCTGGGACACCGTCGAGCGAGACCTTGTGGATGCCTTCACAGGTCTTGCGGCGCAGGAGGACGGACCGGGGCTGGCCTACTACGAGGAGGGCCCGGACCACACGAGCTACTACCGCGATTTGCTCTTCACCCTCCAGGACGAGGAAGCAGGCGCGTACCTGTACGCCGTTGCCTTCTGCGCCGACGTCACCATCGGCTTTGGTAAGTCCCGTGTGGGGACCCTGAGCCTCACCGACACCGCACCGTTCGCGGTCCGGCTCAACGCGATCGTCGTGCGCCAAGAGCTGGCGAACGTGGCTTGA
- a CDS encoding DUF6215 domain-containing protein, protein MLGFLLRLLPFWVREPLLIAVGSVLGVRIIYLAVRDDDPAAAGLGVVFLVFTGIRVYTVVRALRARRNPNTATTAPAVGPVTDAAAQAQTQAAAVPVPGPVAPEKEPNAWGQAVAAVAVFGALGAALWVAPHVLPSADNTPKPASCSAQEHEELPKAYKTTPQAVTGDQLCKALNRPDLARLLGTPGETATTASGSNGTAALTNGKVAEPEAEVVFDTYTVNMSATYNELSIAQYVKLEKIGNEQNIETRTILGRPAVFSSDHTMKLKISLGTGGTSGGPVEQGPLARTLSVALGKDDRGGSYDITVWSTSGALPDDSALIDIAEKVLPALPGRSAR, encoded by the coding sequence ATGCTCGGTTTCCTCCTCCGTCTCCTGCCGTTCTGGGTCCGCGAGCCCCTGCTCATCGCGGTCGGGTCCGTTCTCGGCGTCCGCATCATCTACCTCGCCGTCCGCGACGATGACCCGGCCGCGGCTGGTCTCGGTGTGGTGTTCCTCGTGTTCACCGGGATTCGTGTCTACACGGTGGTCCGGGCGCTGCGCGCACGCCGGAACCCAAACACGGCGACCACCGCGCCCGCAGTCGGACCGGTGACCGATGCGGCCGCGCAGGCCCAGACCCAGGCGGCAGCCGTGCCGGTTCCGGGCCCGGTCGCTCCGGAGAAGGAGCCCAACGCGTGGGGCCAGGCCGTCGCGGCCGTAGCCGTGTTCGGGGCTCTCGGGGCCGCGTTGTGGGTGGCTCCGCACGTGCTGCCGTCCGCTGACAACACGCCGAAGCCCGCCTCGTGTTCGGCCCAGGAACACGAGGAACTGCCGAAGGCATACAAGACGACGCCCCAGGCTGTGACCGGTGACCAACTGTGCAAGGCACTCAACCGGCCCGATCTCGCCCGGCTCCTCGGAACGCCGGGAGAAACCGCGACCACGGCTTCCGGCAGCAACGGCACCGCTGCCCTGACCAATGGGAAGGTCGCCGAGCCAGAGGCCGAGGTCGTGTTCGACACGTACACCGTGAATATGTCAGCCACCTACAACGAGTTGTCCATAGCCCAGTACGTGAAGCTGGAGAAGATCGGGAACGAGCAGAACATCGAGACGCGTACGATCCTCGGCCGGCCCGCGGTCTTCTCCTCGGATCACACCATGAAGCTGAAGATCAGTCTCGGGACCGGCGGAACCAGCGGCGGCCCCGTCGAACAAGGCCCCCTGGCCCGGACACTGTCTGTGGCCCTCGGCAAAGACGACCGGGGCGGCTCCTACGACATCACCGTGTGGAGCACGTCCGGAGCCCTCCCCGACGACAGCGCCCTGATCGACATCGCCGAGAAGGTCCTCCCGGCACTCCCCGGACGGAGCGCGCGATGA
- a CDS encoding helix-turn-helix domain-containing protein: MMIRSPHAWELEQNDRRIVFAAGTEATMFAESRPFRVSRHLLPAWKAVLPLGGHAELAQPGWHLTAAAGLIVPPQLAHLCAATSPYVALFIDSWLLPSCPGPIRLDAGEVRRLLAALGTADSDGPGIHEDLAAGYAELRAVTGNPVPLDPRVAHAVHVCMLRDPDMPLASVADEVGLSAPRLRALVRQEVGITLARLRRWGRLRTAIAGLPDGTAALAAATAGFADQAHLARTARDFIGRTPASLRPTKA, from the coding sequence ATGATGATCCGGTCGCCTCATGCCTGGGAGCTTGAACAAAACGATCGCCGCATCGTCTTCGCCGCCGGCACCGAGGCGACCATGTTCGCCGAGTCCCGCCCGTTCCGTGTCTCCCGGCACCTGCTGCCCGCGTGGAAAGCCGTGCTGCCGCTCGGCGGCCACGCCGAACTCGCCCAGCCAGGATGGCACTTGACAGCGGCGGCCGGGCTGATCGTTCCGCCCCAGCTGGCCCACCTCTGTGCGGCCACCTCGCCCTACGTCGCCTTGTTCATCGACTCCTGGCTGTTGCCGTCGTGCCCGGGGCCGATACGACTGGATGCGGGTGAGGTCCGTCGCCTGCTCGCCGCGCTCGGCACCGCTGATTCCGACGGCCCCGGCATCCACGAGGATCTGGCTGCCGGGTACGCCGAGCTGCGGGCCGTCACAGGGAACCCGGTCCCGCTCGATCCGAGAGTCGCCCACGCCGTGCACGTATGTATGCTGCGCGATCCGGACATGCCCCTGGCCTCCGTCGCCGATGAAGTCGGACTGTCGGCACCGCGGCTGCGCGCGTTGGTCCGGCAGGAGGTGGGGATCACGCTCGCCCGCTTACGGCGATGGGGCAGGCTCCGTACCGCGATCGCCGGCCTGCCGGATGGTACTGCCGCCCTGGCCGCAGCCACCGCGGGCTTCGCCGACCAGGCCCACCTCGCCCGTACGGCACGGGACTTCATCGGGCGTACACCGGCCTCCCTACGACCCACCAAGGCGTAG
- a CDS encoding zinc-binding dehydrogenase, with protein sequence MRTVVIDSRGTFQLEQRSEPVAGPEAVVVRVRAAGLNAADLQQARGDYPAPPGWPADVPGLEVAGEVEQVGAGVTGVVPGDRVMALVGGGAHAERITVPADLLLPLPQGLPWEEAAGFPEAFSTAWDALVTQAGVRAGDRVLVSGAAGGVGTAMVQVAAVSGAHTVASVRRPELHDRVKALAADGRVDVVTPDQEAAHAPYDVIVELVGGEDCLQRVALLRSRGKVLVVGVQAGTTAPLRMFDLMLARAQLIGTTIRGRSHAEKVLLAATVRTSVVPLLAQGRLRVPVDAAFPLDRFADAYARLAGPGKFGKVILRP encoded by the coding sequence ATGCGAACCGTAGTGATCGATTCCCGAGGAACCTTCCAGTTGGAGCAGCGTTCGGAGCCGGTCGCGGGGCCGGAGGCCGTGGTGGTCCGGGTGCGGGCCGCTGGACTCAACGCAGCCGACTTGCAGCAGGCACGGGGGGATTACCCGGCACCACCGGGATGGCCGGCCGACGTGCCCGGCCTGGAGGTCGCCGGCGAGGTCGAGCAGGTCGGAGCCGGTGTCACGGGGGTTGTGCCGGGGGACCGGGTGATGGCCCTGGTGGGCGGCGGCGCCCACGCCGAGCGGATCACGGTCCCCGCCGATCTCCTGCTGCCCCTGCCGCAGGGCCTGCCCTGGGAGGAGGCCGCCGGATTCCCGGAGGCGTTCAGTACCGCATGGGACGCCCTGGTCACCCAGGCCGGAGTCCGTGCCGGCGACCGGGTACTGGTCAGCGGAGCGGCGGGCGGGGTGGGCACGGCCATGGTGCAGGTCGCCGCGGTCTCCGGGGCGCACACCGTGGCCAGCGTGCGTCGGCCCGAACTCCATGACCGCGTGAAGGCACTCGCCGCGGATGGCCGGGTGGACGTCGTGACTCCCGATCAGGAAGCCGCGCACGCGCCGTACGACGTGATCGTGGAACTGGTCGGCGGTGAGGATTGCCTGCAGCGGGTCGCTCTGCTCCGTAGCCGGGGCAAGGTCCTTGTCGTCGGAGTCCAGGCCGGTACGACGGCGCCGCTGCGGATGTTCGATCTCATGCTCGCGCGTGCCCAGTTGATCGGCACCACCATTCGCGGGCGCTCACATGCCGAGAAGGTGCTCCTCGCCGCCACCGTGCGGACGTCCGTGGTGCCCTTGCTGGCACAGGGGCGGTTGCGGGTACCCGTCGACGCGGCCTTCCCGCTCGACCGGTTCGCCGACGCCTATGCTCGCCTGGCCGGCCCGGGCAAGTTCGGCAAGGTCATCCTGCGGCCCTGA
- the glpK gene encoding glycerol kinase GlpK — MAERYVMSIDQGTNSTRCILFDHRGRLVTVAQREHQQHFPEPGWVEHDAVEIWQNLRRVVPEALSIADIDRGQVTAIGLANQRETTVLWDRRTGAPLGRAIVWQDTRTARLVEELARDPGEEFFQQRCGLPPSTYFSALRIRWLFDHVKGLQQRADDGEVLFGTMESWLIWNLTGGPEGGLHITDATNASRTMLMNIRTLTWDDELLAFFEVPRSMLPEIRSSAETYGDARSLLPDVAITAALGDQQAALFGQTCFSPGEAKCTYGTGSFLLLNTGSDIVRSRHGLLTTVAYKIGDQRPAYALEGSIAVTGALVQWFRDRLGLISSAPEIETLARTVEDNGGCYIVPAFSGLFAPRWRSDARGVIVGLTSYITKGHLARAVLEATGWQTREVVDAMNADSSVPLQQLKVDGGMTADNLLMQFVADVLDVPVVRPMVAETVSLGAAYAAGLAAGYWPDLEVLHRNWHRAAQWLPDMDPKLREAEYDNWQRAVERSLGWARPPRSAAAPDPP; from the coding sequence ATGGCTGAACGGTATGTAATGTCCATCGATCAGGGCACCAACTCCACCCGGTGCATTCTCTTCGATCACCGTGGGCGCTTGGTCACGGTGGCGCAGAGGGAGCATCAGCAGCACTTCCCCGAGCCCGGCTGGGTCGAGCACGACGCCGTCGAGATCTGGCAGAACCTCCGGCGCGTCGTGCCGGAGGCCCTGTCCATCGCCGACATCGACAGGGGACAGGTCACCGCCATCGGTCTGGCCAACCAGCGCGAGACGACCGTGCTCTGGGACCGGCGCACCGGCGCCCCCCTCGGCCGGGCGATCGTCTGGCAGGACACCCGCACGGCTCGGCTCGTGGAGGAACTCGCCCGGGACCCCGGCGAGGAGTTCTTCCAGCAACGGTGCGGTCTGCCACCCTCCACCTACTTCTCGGCGCTGCGGATCCGCTGGCTGTTCGACCACGTCAAGGGGCTCCAGCAACGCGCCGACGACGGGGAGGTCCTGTTCGGAACCATGGAGAGCTGGCTGATCTGGAACCTCACCGGAGGCCCCGAAGGCGGCCTTCACATCACCGACGCCACCAACGCCAGCCGCACCATGCTGATGAACATCCGCACGCTCACCTGGGACGACGAGCTGCTGGCCTTCTTCGAGGTGCCCCGCTCGATGCTGCCCGAGATCCGATCTTCCGCCGAGACATACGGCGACGCCCGCTCGCTGCTGCCGGACGTCGCCATCACGGCCGCGCTCGGCGACCAGCAGGCCGCGCTCTTCGGCCAGACCTGCTTCTCCCCCGGCGAGGCGAAGTGCACCTACGGGACGGGCAGCTTCCTGCTCCTCAACACCGGCAGCGACATCGTGCGGTCCCGGCACGGACTCCTCACCACCGTCGCCTACAAGATCGGGGACCAGCGGCCGGCCTACGCCCTGGAAGGATCGATCGCTGTGACCGGAGCGCTCGTCCAGTGGTTCCGGGACCGCCTGGGCCTGATCAGCAGCGCCCCCGAGATCGAGACCCTCGCCCGGACCGTCGAGGACAACGGCGGCTGCTACATCGTCCCCGCCTTCTCGGGCCTGTTCGCCCCGCGGTGGCGCAGCGACGCGCGCGGGGTCATCGTCGGCCTCACCTCCTACATCACCAAAGGACACCTCGCGCGTGCGGTCCTCGAAGCAACCGGATGGCAGACACGAGAGGTCGTCGACGCGATGAACGCCGATTCCTCGGTCCCCCTCCAGCAGCTCAAGGTGGACGGAGGCATGACCGCGGACAACCTCCTCATGCAGTTCGTGGCCGACGTGCTCGACGTGCCCGTGGTACGGCCCATGGTCGCCGAGACGGTCTCCCTCGGCGCCGCCTACGCGGCCGGGCTCGCCGCCGGCTACTGGCCGGACCTGGAGGTGCTGCACCGCAACTGGCACCGTGCCGCCCAGTGGCTGCCCGACATGGACCCCAAGCTGCGGGAGGCGGAGTATGACAACTGGCAGCGTGCCGTCGAACGCTCCCTGGGCTGGGCCAGACCTCCCCGGTCCGCCGCCGCCCCGGACCCGCCGTGA
- a CDS encoding IclR family transcriptional regulator: protein MAGPVQSIERAAAILRLLAGGPRRLGLGEVAASLGLAKGTAHGILRTLQHVDFVEQDAATGKYQLGAALLHLGTSYLDVNELRSRSLNWADALAARSGEAVRLGTPLEDSVLIVHHVFRPDDTFQTLDVGSLLPLHASSLGKVLLAYGTATTEPAKQPGLEAYTRHTLADREQLARALAEVRELGWAAEIQEMSMGEAGLAAPIRGHGGLVVGAIGLSGPVERICDSQGRPRPSLVTLVREAARAISRDLGAARW from the coding sequence ATGGCCGGCCCAGTCCAGTCGATCGAACGGGCGGCGGCGATTCTGCGCCTGCTCGCCGGTGGGCCCCGCCGCCTGGGGCTCGGCGAGGTCGCCGCCTCACTCGGACTGGCCAAGGGCACCGCCCATGGCATTCTGCGCACGCTGCAGCACGTGGACTTCGTGGAGCAGGACGCGGCGACCGGGAAATACCAGCTCGGAGCCGCCCTCTTGCACCTGGGCACCAGCTACCTGGACGTCAACGAGTTGCGCTCGCGCTCCCTCAACTGGGCGGATGCCCTCGCGGCCCGCAGCGGAGAGGCGGTCCGCCTGGGCACACCCCTGGAGGACAGCGTGCTCATCGTCCACCATGTGTTCCGGCCGGACGACACCTTCCAGACCCTGGACGTGGGGTCGCTGCTGCCGCTGCACGCCTCCTCGCTGGGCAAGGTACTGCTCGCCTACGGGACCGCCACGACAGAGCCCGCCAAGCAGCCGGGGCTGGAGGCGTACACCCGGCACACCCTCGCCGATCGCGAACAGCTCGCCCGAGCGCTCGCCGAGGTCCGGGAACTCGGCTGGGCCGCCGAGATCCAGGAGATGAGCATGGGCGAGGCCGGGCTCGCCGCGCCGATCCGTGGGCACGGCGGCCTCGTCGTCGGCGCCATCGGACTGTCCGGGCCGGTCGAGCGGATCTGCGACAGCCAGGGACGCCCCCGCCCGAGTCTGGTCACCCTGGTCCGTGAGGCCGCGCGGGCGATCTCCAGGGACCTGGGAGCCGCCCGCTGGTAG
- a CDS encoding ATP-binding protein produces the protein MAAQLNTLLRAAYEHVLPVPPVAGAVSAVRRSAAAVLADWSVSPVIVEDALLVVSELVTNAIVHALPPAILRLSWVPGEGARIEVTDAGPTLSAGRSLADIDPDEHGRGETIVHALATRHGIHVHAGGVTRWAHLAAS, from the coding sequence ATGGCGGCACAGCTCAACACGCTGCTTCGGGCGGCATACGAACACGTGCTTCCGGTGCCGCCTGTGGCCGGTGCCGTCTCTGCCGTACGCCGAAGTGCGGCGGCGGTCCTCGCCGACTGGAGCGTGTCTCCGGTGATCGTCGAGGACGCACTCCTCGTCGTGTCCGAGCTGGTCACCAACGCGATCGTGCACGCCCTCCCCCCGGCGATACTGCGGTTGTCCTGGGTGCCCGGCGAAGGCGCCCGCATCGAGGTGACCGACGCGGGACCCACGCTCTCGGCGGGTCGGTCCCTTGCCGATATCGACCCGGACGAGCACGGCCGGGGCGAGACGATCGTCCATGCCCTGGCGACCCGCCACGGCATACACGTCCACGCCGGCGGGGTCACCCGGTGGGCCCATCTCGCGGCGAGCTAG
- a CDS encoding PP2C family protein-serine/threonine phosphatase gives MRPFRNRVAGVRDSLRRCADGQLAPTRCALPVLVLAIVTFVDVAGGIWLPLLAAGPALAAATNGPRGVLSTGLLAAALGATLGHEHGVPTGELAAVLSALLAVTASSSLASALRGRRERVLAAVRSVAEAAQHALLQPVPQTVGPFQVAVRYSAAAAEARIGGDLYALVPTPHGVRLIVGDVRGKGLPAVGTAALVLGVFREAAYDEPDLLDVVGRIERSLARNLGPDDFVTAVVAGCSRSGNLEVVNCGHAPPLLISASGDVTAVESAQPAPPLGLRALTGQAPRLQYLPFTVGDQLLLYTDGVTEARDHAREFYPLAAGVARHASDDPALTLGALHDELLEHVGGRLHDDAALLLLRKQTADSQVPALPRSEVAF, from the coding sequence ATGCGACCGTTCAGGAACCGAGTGGCCGGTGTCCGGGACTCGCTCCGCCGATGCGCCGACGGGCAGCTGGCCCCCACCAGGTGCGCGCTGCCCGTACTGGTCCTCGCCATCGTCACGTTCGTCGACGTCGCTGGAGGGATCTGGCTCCCGCTGCTGGCGGCCGGCCCCGCGCTGGCCGCCGCCACCAACGGGCCGCGCGGCGTGCTGAGCACAGGACTCCTCGCCGCGGCGCTGGGCGCGACGCTGGGCCATGAGCACGGGGTTCCGACCGGTGAGCTGGCGGCCGTACTGTCCGCCCTCCTGGCCGTCACCGCGTCCAGCAGCCTGGCCAGCGCGCTGCGTGGCCGTCGGGAACGGGTACTCGCGGCCGTCCGCTCGGTCGCCGAGGCCGCCCAGCACGCGCTGCTCCAGCCGGTCCCGCAGACCGTCGGTCCGTTCCAGGTGGCCGTGCGCTACAGTGCCGCGGCAGCCGAGGCCCGGATCGGCGGGGACCTCTACGCCCTGGTGCCCACCCCGCACGGAGTCAGGCTGATCGTCGGTGATGTGCGGGGCAAAGGGCTGCCCGCCGTGGGGACTGCCGCACTCGTACTCGGGGTGTTCCGCGAGGCCGCCTATGACGAGCCCGACCTGCTCGACGTCGTCGGCAGGATCGAGCGGAGTCTGGCCCGCAACCTCGGCCCGGACGACTTCGTCACCGCGGTGGTCGCCGGATGTTCCCGGTCGGGGAACCTGGAGGTCGTGAACTGCGGACACGCCCCTCCGCTGCTGATATCCGCCTCGGGTGACGTCACGGCGGTGGAGTCCGCTCAGCCGGCCCCGCCACTCGGGCTGCGCGCCCTCACCGGACAGGCTCCCCGCCTCCAGTATCTGCCCTTCACCGTGGGAGACCAGCTGCTGCTCTACACCGACGGGGTCACCGAGGCCCGCGATCACGCCCGTGAGTTCTATCCGCTGGCGGCAGGCGTGGCCCGCCACGCGTCCGACGACCCGGCCCTGACGCTCGGGGCGCTCCATGACGAGCTGCTGGAGCATGTGGGGGGCCGCCTGCACGACGACGCCGCCCTGCTCCTGCTGCGCAAGCAGACTGCGGACAGTCAGGTTCCCGCGCTGCCCCGCTCGGAGGTCGCCTTCTAG
- a CDS encoding IclR family transcriptional regulator → MGAQDGPTLITSVQRAFRLLEAVSAHENGAPAKQLARQTELPLATAYHLLRTLAHDGYVRKLPDGGFVLGDKLDSLHSAGRPQTLLSRVRPALAALRDELSTAVYLTFYEDGEIRVAEIVDSPRTPRVDLWVGFEDAGHATALGKCALRELDEEARRDYLSRHHLADLTPKTITSVPELLRRIDAAPLAPAVTDLEEYALGTVCVAVPVYRGDTLGALGVSLPMERQARLQEIRASLLSIASRVTRSLSLTI, encoded by the coding sequence ATGGGCGCTCAGGACGGCCCCACGCTCATCACGTCCGTACAGCGGGCCTTCCGGTTGCTGGAGGCGGTGAGCGCGCACGAGAACGGCGCGCCGGCCAAACAGCTGGCACGGCAGACAGAGCTGCCCCTGGCCACCGCCTATCACCTGCTGCGCACACTGGCGCACGACGGATACGTCAGGAAGTTGCCCGACGGCGGCTTCGTCCTGGGCGACAAACTGGATTCCCTGCACTCGGCGGGCCGCCCGCAGACCCTCCTCAGCCGCGTCCGCCCAGCGCTCGCCGCTCTGCGGGACGAGCTGTCCACCGCCGTCTACCTCACGTTCTACGAGGACGGTGAGATCCGGGTCGCCGAGATCGTCGACAGCCCCCGTACACCGCGGGTCGATCTGTGGGTGGGGTTCGAGGACGCCGGTCATGCCACCGCCCTGGGCAAGTGCGCGCTGCGCGAGCTGGACGAGGAGGCTCGCCGGGACTATCTGTCCAGGCACCACCTCGCCGATCTCACGCCGAAGACCATCACCAGTGTTCCGGAGCTGCTGCGCAGGATCGACGCGGCCCCCTTGGCACCCGCGGTCACGGATCTGGAGGAGTACGCGCTCGGCACGGTGTGCGTCGCCGTGCCCGTGTACCGCGGAGACACCCTCGGCGCGCTCGGTGTCTCGTTGCCGATGGAACGGCAGGCCCGGCTGCAGGAGATCCGGGCAAGTCTCCTCTCGATCGCGAGCCGGGTGACCAGGAGTCTCTCGCTCACTATCTGA